One genomic window of Desulfuromonas sp. AOP6 includes the following:
- a CDS encoding response regulator: protein MRANLRRHKVLIVDDTPEYIQVLLNLLRDEYAIVVANNGERALKLASTEPLPDIILLDVLMPGLDGYEVCHRLKADPRTAAIPVIFLTGLSDHLEEQRGLDLGAVDYIHKPFAPSLVKARLRNHLELKTHRDHLEEMVSDRTRELLLTQDAAIFGLGILAEYRDIETGEHIRRTQEYVRLIAERLKDHPRFTGYFDHNTLRLLLNSAPLHDIGKVGVADIVLQKPGPLTSVEMESMKQHTLFGREIISRIEAGMHNKPASSFLRIAGEIAYTHHEHWNGSGYHGLEGEEIPISGRLMALADVYDALTSERVYKQAYSHEEAIRLISEGDGRTCPEHFDPYVLQAFLDQAEEVRMVCLFCREDFSGMAVAP, encoded by the coding sequence ATGCGCGCTAATTTACGGCGGCACAAGGTGCTGATTGTCGACGATACGCCCGAGTATATTCAGGTGCTGCTGAATCTGCTGCGGGATGAGTATGCCATCGTCGTGGCCAACAATGGGGAACGCGCCTTGAAACTGGCCTCGACGGAACCCCTTCCCGATATTATTCTGCTCGATGTGCTGATGCCCGGTCTCGACGGGTACGAAGTCTGTCATCGCCTCAAGGCCGATCCCCGCACCGCCGCCATTCCCGTCATTTTTCTCACCGGGCTCTCCGATCATCTCGAAGAGCAGCGGGGCCTCGACCTGGGCGCCGTTGACTATATCCATAAACCCTTCGCCCCTTCCCTGGTGAAGGCACGCCTGCGCAATCACCTTGAGCTCAAGACCCACCGCGACCACCTGGAAGAAATGGTATCCGACCGCACCCGCGAACTGCTGCTGACCCAGGATGCCGCCATTTTTGGCCTGGGGATCCTGGCGGAATATCGCGATATCGAGACGGGGGAGCACATCCGTCGCACGCAGGAGTATGTCCGGCTTATTGCCGAACGTCTGAAGGACCATCCGCGCTTCACAGGCTATTTTGACCACAACACGTTGCGTCTGCTGCTCAACTCGGCGCCGCTGCACGATATCGGCAAAGTAGGGGTGGCGGATATTGTCCTGCAGAAACCCGGCCCCCTGACCTCGGTCGAAATGGAAAGCATGAAGCAGCACACCCTGTTCGGACGGGAGATCATCAGCCGTATCGAAGCGGGGATGCACAACAAGCCGGCCTCTTCTTTTCTGCGCATTGCCGGGGAGATCGCCTACACCCATCATGAACACTGGAACGGCAGCGGCTACCACGGCCTGGAGGGAGAAGAAATACCCATTTCCGGCCGTCTGATGGCCCTGGCTGACGTCTATGACGCCCTGACCAGCGAAAGGGTCTACAAACAGGCCTATTCCCACGAAGAAGCCATCCGGCTTATCAGCGAGGGAGATGGACGCACCTGCCCGGAACATTTTGATCCCTATGTGCTGCAGGCTTTTCTGGATCAGGCTGAAGAAGTTCGTATGGTCTGCTTGTTCTGCCGGGAGGATTTTTCCGGTATGGCCGTCGCGCCATAA
- a CDS encoding phosphate/phosphite/phosphonate ABC transporter substrate-binding protein, whose amino-acid sequence MSPSRWHRLLVALFVVLALQASVQAQEAAEPPQEYVLGVFPFLPVANLERIFAPIAADLGKQLGRPVKLRLSSSYEKFIAELKRGSFDIVHIHPFDYIRFGKPQGYEPLVARSENLFALFSVKLDSPVNEICELKGKVVGTPPFTGSVTYLALDELRNNGLVPDQDVTIENFSNHLACLQQLQIGNIDACATSSSTLKTFESQFGLSLKRIGQSGEISHTLFAAHGRLPAAERAVIKKFLLSCQLSYIDENLRELFIESSDATSGRYFKAVRDEDYDQARQILERVSSP is encoded by the coding sequence ATGTCCCCAAGTCGCTGGCACCGTCTGTTGGTCGCCCTGTTTGTTGTGCTTGCGCTGCAGGCTTCCGTGCAGGCCCAGGAAGCAGCGGAGCCACCACAGGAGTATGTTCTGGGTGTTTTCCCCTTTTTGCCCGTGGCCAATCTGGAAAGAATCTTCGCGCCCATCGCCGCCGATCTCGGCAAGCAGTTGGGCAGGCCGGTCAAGCTGCGCCTGAGCAGCTCTTACGAGAAATTCATCGCGGAGCTCAAAAGAGGAAGCTTTGATATCGTCCATATTCACCCCTTCGATTATATCCGTTTCGGCAAACCGCAAGGTTATGAACCACTGGTGGCCCGGTCGGAGAATCTTTTCGCCCTCTTCTCGGTCAAACTCGATTCACCGGTCAACGAAATCTGTGAGCTGAAGGGAAAGGTGGTCGGCACTCCGCCTTTTACCGGGTCGGTGACCTATCTGGCTCTGGATGAATTGCGAAATAATGGCCTGGTGCCCGATCAGGATGTCACGATTGAAAACTTCTCCAATCATCTGGCTTGTCTGCAGCAACTGCAGATAGGCAATATCGACGCCTGTGCCACCAGCTCCTCCACCCTGAAAACTTTTGAGTCCCAGTTCGGGCTCTCCCTCAAACGTATCGGGCAATCGGGAGAAATTTCCCACACCCTGTTCGCGGCCCATGGGCGTTTGCCTGCCGCCGAGAGGGCTGTCATTAAAAAGTTCCTGCTCTCCTGCCAGCTCTCCTATATTGACGAGAATCTGCGGGAACTCTTTATTGAATCGTCCGATGCGACCAGCGGCCGCTATTTCAAGGCGGTAAGAGATGAGGACTACGATCAGGCCCGCCAGATCCTGGAACGAGTGTCCTCGCCCTGA